Part of the Vicugna pacos chromosome 3, VicPac4, whole genome shotgun sequence genome is shown below.
actctagcacctgagctataccctctcccagcagtttcttgtgtgtttctctgccatttatttttttttctgccattaATTTTGTATAcatgaacaaatatatattttctttgtccccctcctttttaaaattttttaattaaaaaaaattttttaattgaagtataatcgatttacagtgtgtcaatttctggtgtacagcacaatgcttcagtcatacgtgaatatacatatatttgttttcatattctttttcactgtaagctactacaagatattgaatatagttccctgtgctatacagtataaacttgttaatctattttacatGTCCCTCTTCTTTTTAAACACAACTGGTTAGGTACTGTATAAATCTGTACACTTGACCTTGCCACTGCTGCTATTTTTTCCCTCTAACTTGCTACTATATCTTACAGATCATTGTATACCTTTATATGAAGGTCTGTCTTATGTTTTTTTAATAGCtgcgtgatttttttttaagctcaagataccatttaaaatttatttggtaATGCAGTTTAGTTAATCTTCATGATAtcgatttaattttttttccctgctgacATGCTGTAATAATGTGTGAGGTCTTATCACTGTCCTGTTCCTGTGCTTTCAGCATTTCATATTTCTAGCTGCATGATattttatggatataccataatttatttaactggtACTGTATTTATGGAAATTGGCTAATACAAATATAACCTTGCATAGttatgtataaattatatttaagatAAACCGAAAGTAGAACTATGGAGTCAAAGAATATTTGAGTTTATTAAGTTTGAAAGCATTTCAAGTTGCCCTAGAGATTGTTTCAATTTATACTCCCATTGGTAATATATCAGAGTACCTGTTTTTTAGTGTCCTGGCTCATAGAATGTGTTGTTATATGTTTTTGATTTTTGACAATATTATGAAAGATGAGAAATGGttctcatatttttcatttgcatCTATCCTATAATGAGTGAGGTTAAATATCTTCTTGTGTTTTAGAGCCACTTGTTAAGGAGTTTCTGTAAACtgctttttcccatttttctgtttGACTATTAGTCTTTTTAATTTGGCCAGGCTGGTGGGGTGACTCCTTATATATTGGGGAGATTAGCAATTTGTGTTTtgagatgcattttaaaatatatatccttaaacattttttaaattactttttctgaatactttttttttaaagatttttatacaacttttaaaggttacttttaataaggcttttcttattttttagggTATCAGTTAGCCGAGCAATTAAACCCTTTGCGGAACCTGGCCGCCCTCCAGACTGGTTCTCTCAAAAAGTAAGTTCCCAAGTAAATGCTCATTTTGAGCAATGTTTGAGATGTGAAGTGAATTCCCTTCCAGGTCCTGCCCTTTAATCACAGGCTTTTGTACCATGAAGGAATAGAATGGTTGAGaatacttttcctttttcccagtGTTTGCCATTGCATCCATGTATGCTCACATTACAAACTATTCTTGTTAGTGTAATGTAACAGTTAAAAGTCCAACCTTGGAAGTTAGACAGGATTTAATATGACTCTACTTGAAAACATTGAACCATGATCCTCAgtattattatttgtaaaatagagataaaagttGTTTCAGGATTGTTGTAAAGATTTAGTTAAGGTAATATCTGTAAaacatttagcacagtgccttgcaTGTGGTAACTACTCAATAGGTATTAGGGATAAATATTGGCTCTTAACTTGTCTTTCCCCAAATACACAAACTGTAGGCCGGTATTTTCTTTGTTATGGTATTGATTATATTGAACTGATTTGATTGCAAAATAATTTGCCCTCCTAGAAACTACGCATAACTTAAACAAAGCTCCCCTCTCTAAAACTTAGTCTAATACGTTGAAACTTTGAAAGGTCATTCCTTTTAGGCTTGCTTatcatatttttactttttttccataGCATTGTGCTTCCCAGTACTCAGAGCTCCTGGAGACCACAGAGACCCCGAAGTGAGTACAGAGCCAGGCACCTGAGCCAAATCTCTTCAGTGGAGAGTATTTACtgtagaaatcttttttttttttaaatctatttatatTACTGGTAGCTAAGAGTATAATAGAAGTTATCAATGGTTAGGTGGTAGAGAAGGCTCAAAAAAAGCAAGTGGGAATAGGAACAAGTGTTCTCTTATTtaagtgtatgtgtgtttgtgtgtttttaattttccataGACGGAAACGGGGTGAAAAGGGAGAAGTGGTGGAAACTGTTGAAGATGTCATTGTTCGGAAACTGACTGCTGAACGAGTTGAGGAACTAAAGAAAGTGATAAAGGAAACCCAGGAAAAATACAGGTACGTTATCAGAGAGGACACCAAAAGGTTGGGAGAAACAAATGGGGCTGACTTCTGATTCTGGTCAGAATTTttcaaatagattaaaaaaactcaATCTACTTACTTCTCTTCCTACAGACGACTGAAAAGAGATGCAGAATTAATTCAGGCTGGGCACATGGACAACAGACTGGATGAGCTTTGCAATGACATTGCAATGTGGGTTATATTATATTGTTTTTCCATCtatactatttttttccttttttaccctCTTTACTCCTTAATAATCTGGCTTATTTCCTACATCTGCCATCCTTTTAAACTTGAGAGATTCTGAAAGGGGAAAGCTTTAGACTGGCCTGGTAGCTGGGAGAGGATAGTGAGTCCTAGAAGGTAATGTGATAGAACATTTCAGTGTAAGAATATAACTTAGTTCTAATTTAAAAGTGGCTCTGCTTTGCCTTGGTGAAGAACTAGTAGTTAGGCAGTACACTCAAAATTCCCTGTTTTGCTGATAAAGATTCTTTTCCTCCAGAAAGTGTTAGTCTGGCAAGAGATTTCCTTGTGAGGGTACTGCAAACTGTGAAGGAGCTAGAACTGACTGGGATCTACCCTTAATTTCCtctttaggaaaaagaaattggaggaagaggaggctgaagTAAAGAGGAAGGCTACAGATGCTGCATATCAGGGTAAGCTGAACCTactgattctgtttagtatttTGACTATACAGCACTGCATGCTGATGAGAATTATTGAGAAGAATTCAGTCATTGGACAAGAAGAGGAacttaaatatttgttaactCTAGGAATACATTCTCTGAGCCAGTGAGGTCCTTCCCTCTTGTTAAAAGCAGAATCTTAGTAAGTTATTAAAGAGGATATTAAGGGATGTTTAAGCCAGTTTCCTATTCCAAGGACCTTTGGGGTAAACAAGATTGCTGAGCATGAAAATTGCTCATAGGAAAAATCAAGCTAAAAAGTTGTAAAGAAAACTTTTTAATCCATATTCATAATGCAACATTCCTATTTGTCCTGTATTATATAATAGTAGTGTAGaatctagtttcattgatttaatcTTGAAGGCTtagaaattgttcttttttatgttatAGCTCGACAAGCAGTGAAAACACCACCTCGGAGGTTACCCACTGTGATGGTCCGCTCTCCTATAGACTCTGCCTCCCCAGGAGGTGATTATCCACTTGGGGACTTGACTACAACCACTATGGAAGAGGCCACCTCTGGGGTGAGTATATTTCTATCCGTAGGAATTGTTCAGCAAAGGGGCAATAAGCCAGCAGAGAGCTGAGTAATGAGGAAACCACTTTGGGCTTAGAGGCAATTTCCTCTCATGGCCTGAGTGCAAAAGACTTTATTTACCATGTTCTGTGCTCTAAGACAAGAATGGGCATAAAAACATTGAGGCTTTTGACATTTTTAGATAGGTAGAAGACTGTATTAAGGACTTTTTTTTGTAAGTGTACTGGTCTTAGGAAATTCCTGCTGTAATATGGAATGTTTTCTTTGTAAATATAACATTGATAGGGGGTAAGGAGTTTGTAAAAGGCAGGTTGGGTGGAGTGGTTGAGTCATTGTGGGTTTGAGCgggtggaaaagaaaaaattgtggGGAAGGAAGAGCAGGAGGGGTAGAGGGTTTCCTGGGCAATTCCACTCAGGACTAATAAAGTAATAGTTAGACACACTAACCCATCCAGATTAGTAGGGAACCTTCCTGAGTTTGAGAAGTCAGATAAAGGTTCTCTGTTGTCTCTTAGGTAACCCCTGGGACTTTGCCGAGTACCCCAGTCACCTCGTTTCCTGGAATTCCTGACACCCTTCCTCCAGGCTCTGCACCCTTAGAAGCCCCCATGACCCCAGTAACAGATGATTCACCCCAGAAAAAGATGCTTGGACAGAAAGCaactccacccccctcccctctgctgtcAGAGCTCTTGAAGAAGGGCAGCCTCCTGCCTACTAGCCCCAGACTGGTATGGAGACTTCTGTGGGTGTTTGAGAGCTGTGGTGATTTAGTATTTTGGAAGGGAATGCCTGGGACCTAAAATATAACATGGAAAAAAATAGTTCAAAAGAGGAAGAGATCTCCTAGTTAAATgttaattcaaaacaaaacaaacacttgGTAGTATCCTTGGCTCCTGAGGTATCTGAAACCACAATTACTTTGGTTCTCTTCTCCAGAGAACTCttgtcaaataatttttgaaaattagtgTTCCCCATGGgtctgaaattattttctttggatattaaCTTTTAATTTCATGAAGTTTGGTCAACTGCTGGAGCTTTTTGGGAAGTGGTAATAAAGGAAAGCTTGAGGATAGCCTTCACCTCTATTCTTCCCTGGTAggtcaatgaaagtgaaatggCTGTGGCTTCTGGCCACTTGAACAGTACAGGTGTCCTCCTGGAGGTAGGCGGGGTCCTTCCCATGATACATGGTGGGGAGATGCAGCAAACACCCAACACTGTTGCAGcctcccctgctgcttcaggtAAGTCACTGCTTTTCTGTTACCTGCTTTGTTTCAGAGATGTTGAACTTGGCATTGACTGTCCTTGGTTTCTAGCCTTTGTTACTAAGCAACTGTCAATCCTAGATTTAAAACCCCACCTTGGAGCTACTTTACCTGTTAAACTTGAGATTGTAAATCTATTCCATCTTCAAAATACTGATCATCCTGGATGACCACAGCATAAATATTGATGAGAGAAATAGTTAATAGTAAAGCTGAAAAATCATGGAAGGGTGCTAGAGATACCTGAGACTACAGCATAGGGAGACAAGTTTTAGAGCTAGAAAATGAGGCTTGAGTCTCAGGCCTGCCACGCACTGGTTTTGTAACCTTGGATAAGTAACTTAactcttgagcctcagtttcctctcttaaTAATTGCACCATATATACTTCACAAGAATGTAGTTAAAATTAAGTAaggtagaaaatataaaacaaaaaaaaattttacaatataCTAAATATTAGATTTTAGTATTTGGTATTAAATTTTGTGTGATTTATAGCATGCTTAACTTCAGCAGCCATAACAGATTtagtcatgctttttttttttttaattaccccTTATTTTTCATATGAGTTGTGTATTCTAATGCTTTGAGTCATTTCTAACTTGGCAGAAGATCTTAAGTAAGGTTTGGAAAAGTAAGGATATAGGTAATGAGCTTATTCAACAAAGGAGTTACTTTCATCCTTTGAGACTAAAAGTTTTCTTGATTGAGTCCTAAAGTGGCTATTTACTTCTTGGTCAAGTGCTTTCTTCTTAACTTATTTTGTGTACCTCTTTGTCTGTTAGGTGCTCCCACTCTTTCCCGGCTTTTAGAAGCTGGTCCTACACAGTTCACCACACCTCTTGCTTCCTTCACTACTGTTGCCAGTGAACCTCCAGTTAAACTTGTGCCACCCCCTATAGAGTCTGTATCTCAGGCTACCATTGTCATGATGCCTGCGCTGCCAGCACCATCCTCTGCTCCAGCTGTCTCCACTCCTGAGAGTGTAGCTCCAGGTGCGTCCCTGACCCATGCCCTGAGCAGCCACTAGATCCAAAATTTCATTTTGAGCTTCAGTTAGAGAAAAGTGAACAAGAGCATCAGTTTTAATTCAGATGGTTCTCTTCTATTCTCCATGGACATGTGCCATCTTTATCCTTAGAAAAACAAGGATGTGAGAAGAGGTGGGTGGGCATTTATGTGCTAAGGGTGAAAAAGCTAAGTGTACACTTATGAGTGGGTTTGAGAATGTGTTTTAACCTTTCTAGATGAAGctggaggaaagaaaacataggcagatgTAAGATAACTTTTTCTCAGCTTAAATGTCTGGGTATTTGACATTGTCTAGATTTTTGGTGTGATCTCCAGGTGGTTAATTGGTACTAAATAAGCTTCTGAgatgcttttctcttccttttattcAGTGAGTCAGCCTGACACTTGTGTTCCTATGGAGGCTGTTGGGGATCCACATACTGTGACTGTTTCCATGGATAGCAATGAAATCTCCATGATCATCAATTCTATCAAAGAAGAGTGTTTCCGATCAGGGGTAGCAGAGGCTTCTGGAGGATCAAAGGCTCCGAGCATAGATGGGAAGGAAGATTTAGATCTGGCTGAGAAGATGGATATTGCTGTATCTTATACAGGTGAAGAGCTGGATTTTGAGACTGTTGGGGACATCATTGCTATCATTGAGGACAAGGTAACTATTCAGTAAAGCCCCAAAGAATCTCTCATGGGTCCTACATAGGCTTCTCTCCTCAGCCTCTCCTTGCTTCTTGTAGTAAGAATTACATAAACAAGCAACTCTTCTTGCTTCTTCCCATCTTCATCTCTGGTCCCAAAGCCCTTTGGTGCTGACATACTAGTTATCTCCCCAGCCGTCCTTATGTACTGGTTTGCACAGGACATGTGCCTGTCCATTGGTTGCTTCTACTTCATGgagaagatggagagagaagCTGCAGATTCAGGCCATCTCATTTGGTGCTAATGAATTGAGGGACTTGGGCTTCTTTCTGTGACTTCAACAGTGTGTGTATTACGGGACAGGTAGATGATCATCCTGAAGTGCTGGATGTGGCAGCAGTGGAAGCAGCACTGTCATTCTGTGAGGAGAATGATGATCCCCAGtccctgcctggcccctgggagCACTCGATCCAGCAGGAACGGGAAAAGGCAGTACCTCTCCCTGCACCAGAGATGACAGTCAAGCAAGAGAGACTGGActttgaagaaacagaaaacaaaggaatCCATGAACTGGTTGACATCAGGGAGCCCAGTGTTGAGATCAAAATGGAACCTGCAGAACCAGAGCAAAACATTTCAGGGGCTGAAATAATAGCTGGAGTTGTTCCAGCTTCAAGTATGGAGCCACCAGAACTCAGGAGTCAGGACTTAGATGAGGAACCCAGAAGTACTGCAACTGGAGAGATTACTGAAGCAGATGTTTCCAGTAGGAAAGGCGATGAGACTCCACTTACCACGGTGAAGACAGAGGTACTTAAGttcaggggctgggaggatggaGGGCTATACCTTAGGTAAAAAGTGACAATTTAGGCCTTTGGTTGTCCTGTTGAATGCCTGAGTTCTGACATGCCGATGTGTCTAAAGCCCATAAGTGTGATCAGTACTATATATACTTATCCTATTCCTGTTGAGGTGACCATTACATGAGTAGGACTTAGAATTTCTTGTATAGTCTTATTATCATTGAAGAATAAAGTGTAAGCTGTAGTGATTTACCACTGCTtaggctttttgttctttttggccTTCAGGCATCCCCCGAAAGCATGTTGTCTCCATCACATGGCTCAAATCCCATTGAAGATACTTTAGAGGCAGAGACTCAGCACAAGTTTGAAATGTCAGGTAAATAATAAAGCCAGGAAATCTGTACCCCATAACTAACTTTAAATCATTTGCTTTGGCTTCTGAGGGATTGTGGGCTGTGGGCAAGTAGAGGAGGTAGAGTAGGTCAGCATGGAAAGGAGAGCTGCAGGGGATTATTGTCCATAGGAAGGGGAAGGCTAAGGTGGAAAAATCTTCAGGTAGTCTTTCTCTCCTCTGCAGACTCATTGAAAGAAGAATCAGGGACTATTTTTGGAAGCCAGATAAAGGTATTTCAGACTTTTCTTTATTCCTCTTGCTGTGTGACTAGATTTCCGTATAGCACTACCTTTTTAATGAATTTCAGTAAACTCACATCTTTATTCTCTAAGATGAGACTGGTTAAGGAGTTGCATGGGGAAAAGCTGCAGTGGACAGTCAGGTATAGTGGGAGTGCTATGGAAACATGTACCTCCCATCTTAAAGAGTTTGTGAACATCACACAGAACTTTCTTTGCATATAATGCACAAAGAAGCTTTGATACATCCAGTGATTTAGACTGAGAAGGAATATCAGAACCAGGGAGAGCATACAAGAAATCATATTATTAATTACACTATCCAGAGAAAGTGATCCagagttttctttttagaattaCTAAAGCAATAGTAACAGACAGACTTAAAGTAATGCGATGTGAGCTTGCTCCATCAGATAAGacacaaaataaaaactatttttgatAACTTTGTACCCAGGGTCAGAGTTCCTTTCAAGAGCAAGGGGAAAGAAGGAACGCCTCTTAGCTTAGTCTTAAgtaagtagctttttttttttcttccttttaaaaagatCCTGGGTCTTATTCTTTGTCCAGGTTCTAAATGATTTGATCATCAGTATCTGTAAGTAGATGGTAGTATAAGTGATAGAGAGCTCAGTCAGGAAACAGTGTGAGGCCATTTTCTAGAACTAATCTAACCCAAAAGATAGATCATGTTTTAATGATGCTTTGCTGGATAGCTTTGCTCTCCTTTCCATTTGTTGATGGAAGCACACTGTGTCTAAGGATGCCCCAggtgaggatgaggaggaagatgGAGTCAGTGAAGCGGCCAGCCTAGAGGAGCCTAAGGAAGAAGACCAAGGAGAAGGCTATTTGTCAGAAATGGATAACGAACCTCCTGTGAGTGAGAGTGACGATGGCTTTAGCATACACAATGCTACGCTGCAGTCCCACACACTGGCAGACTCCATCCCCAGCAGCCCGGCTTCTTCACAGTTGTGAGTATCTGAGATTCTTTCTTTGAGGTCAAGGCATTAAAGGTGAGAAGTAGGAGAGGGTCTTTCTTTAGTCTTACTTTAGTCTTACTTCTTCATCTTCCTTTTCTTGGCCTGGAACAAATAGTTGAAAAGATATAATTAggacttgttgttgttgttgttgttgttgacgaCTTATGCCAAGTGGGACTcccatatttcttttatttcagctctGTCTGTAGTGAGGACCAGGAAGCTATTCAGGCACAGAAAATCTGGAAGAAAGCCATCATGCTTGTATGGAGAGCTGCAGCCAATCATAGGTAAATGGGCTTTACTAATTAgtagaaacattttctcctgCTCCTCATTGTTGGTAACCAGAACAAAATCTTGAGTACACTTATATGGGACTGATGGCATTGGCTCTTAAAACTTTAGCTGCTTAGATCAAGCTCCCTCAGCTGTTCTTCTGGAGGATCAGTCAGTAATTGTACCATATTCTTTTTGGACAGGTATGCCAATGTCTTCCTGCAGCCTGTTACAGATGACATAGCACCTGGCTACCACAGCATTGTACAAAGGTAAGCCATGATCCGTTCAGCATGCTGACTTGCCCGAATTGTAAGTTGTCAA
Proteins encoded:
- the BRD8 gene encoding bromodomain-containing protein 8 isoform X9, which produces MVHPREAVFGVFCHEEWRSKLVEVSVSRAIKPFAEPGRPPDWFSQKHCASQYSELLETTETPKRKRGEKGEVVETVEDVIVRKLTAERVEELKKVIKETQEKYRRLKRDAELIQAGHMDNRLDELCNDIAMKKKLEEEEAEVKRKATDAAYQARQAVKTPPRRLPTVMVRSPIDSASPGGDYPLGDLTTTTMEEATSGVNESEMAVASGHLNSTGVLLEVGGVLPMIHGGEMQQTPNTVAASPAASGAPTLSRLLEAGPTQFTTPLASFTTVASEPPVKLVPPPIESVSQATIVMMPALPAPSSAPAVSTPESVAPVSQPDTCVPMEAVGDPHTVTVSMDSNEISMIINSIKEECFRSGVAEASGGSKAPSIDGKEDLDLAEKMDIAVSYTGEELDFETVGDIIAIIEDKVDDHPEVLDVAAVEAALSFCEENDDPQSLPGPWEHSIQQEREKAVPLPAPEMTVKQERLDFEETENKGIHELVDIREPSVEIKMEPAEPEQNISGAEIIAGVVPASSMEPPELRSQDLDEEPRSTATGEITEADVSSRKGDETPLTTVKTEASPESMLSPSHGSNPIEDTLEAETQHKFEMSDSLKEESGTIFGSQIKDAPGEDEEEDGVSEAASLEEPKEEDQGEGYLSEMDNEPPVSESDDGFSIHNATLQSHTLADSIPSSPASSQFSVCSEDQEAIQAQKIWKKAIMLVWRAAANHRYANVFLQPVTDDIAPGYHSIVQRPMDLSTIKKNIENGLIRSTAEFQRDIMLMFQNAVMYNSSDHDVYHMAVEMQRDVLEQIQQFLATQLIMQTSESGISAKSLRGRDSTRKQDASEKDSVPMGSPAFLLSLFDGGTRGRRCAIEADMKMKK
- the BRD8 gene encoding bromodomain-containing protein 8 isoform X4, translating into MATGTGKHKLLSTGPTEPWSIREKLCLASSVMRSGDQNWVSVSRAIKPFAEPGRPPDWFSQKHCASQYSELLETTETPKRKRGEKGEVVETVEDVIVRKLTAERVEELKKVIKETQEKYRRLKRDAELIQAGHMDNRLDELCNDIAMKKKLEEEEAEVKRKATDAAYQARQAVKTPPRRLPTVMVRSPIDSASPGGDYPLGDLTTTTMEEATSGVNESEMAVASGHLNSTGVLLEVGGVLPMIHGGEMQQTPNTVAASPAASGAPTLSRLLEAGPTQFTTPLASFTTVASEPPVKLVPPPIESVSQATIVMMPALPAPSSAPAVSTPESVAPVSQPDTCVPMEAVGDPHTVTVSMDSNEISMIINSIKEECFRSGVAEASGGSKAPSIDGKEDLDLAEKMDIAVSYTGEELDFETVGDIIAIIEDKVDDHPEVLDVAAVEAALSFCEENDDPQSLPGPWEHSIQQEREKAVPLPAPEMTVKQERLDFEETENKGIHELVDIREPSVEIKMEPAEPEQNISGAEIIAGVVPASSMEPPELRSQDLDEEPRSTATGEITEADVSSRKGDETPLTTVKTEASPESMLSPSHGSNPIEDTLEAETQHKFEMSDSLKEESGTIFGSQIKHTVSKDAPGEDEEEDGVSEAASLEEPKEEDQGEGYLSEMDNEPPVSESDDGFSIHNATLQSHTLADSIPSSPASSQFSVCSEDQEAIQAQKIWKKAIMLVWRAAANHRYANVFLQPVTDDIAPGYHSIVQRPMDLSTIKKNIENGLIRSTAEFQRDIMLMFQNAVMYNSSDHDVYHMAVEMQRDVLEQIQQFLATQLIMQTSESGISAKSLRGRDSTRKQDASEKDSVPMGSPAFLLSLFMGHEWVWLDSEQDYPNDSELSNDCRSLFSSWDSSLDLDVGSWRETEEPGAEELEESSPGRESSELLVGDGGSEESQEEAEQVSQQNLLHFFSEVAYLMEPLCISSKESSEGCCPPSGTTQQETREIEVIEGEEEPCREPEELSAKVDLLVAEKSSLEENGMPEVAPAPSDIWVLQEQPTGSEEGEVQQESKEEDQGEGYVSVMEDQCSSGECDDGFHIQETPLVNILFSHATSSKLSDLSHSDPVQDHLLFKKTLLPVWKMIASHRFSSPFLKPVSERQAPGYKDVVKRPMDLTSLKRNLSKGRIRTMAQFQRDLMLMFQNAVMYNDSDHHVYHMAVEMQREVLEQIQVLSIWLDKRRDLTSLE
- the BRD8 gene encoding bromodomain-containing protein 8 isoform X3 yields the protein MATGTGKHKLLSTGPTEPWSIREKLCLASSVMRSGDQNWVSVSRAIKPFAEPGRPPDWFSQKHCASQYSELLETTETPKRKRGEKGEVVETVEDVIVRKLTAERVEELKKVIKETQEKYRRLKRDAELIQAGHMDNRLDELCNDIAMKKKLEEEEAEVKRKATDAAYQARQAVKTPPRRLPTVMVRSPIDSASPGGDYPLGDLTTTTMEEATSGVTPGTLPSTPVTSFPGIPDTLPPGSAPLEAPMTPVTDDSPQKKMLGQKATPPPSPLLSELLKKGSLLPTSPRLVNESEMAVASGHLNSTGVLLEVGGVLPMIHGGEMQQTPNTVAASPAASGAPTLSRLLEAGPTQFTTPLASFTTVASEPPVKLVPPPIESVSQATIVMMPALPAPSSAPAVSTPESVAPVSQPDTCVPMEAVGDPHTVTVSMDSNEISMIINSIKEECFRSGVAEASGGSKAPSIDGKEDLDLAEKMDIAVSYTGEELDFETVGDIIAIIEDKVDDHPEVLDVAAVEAALSFCEENDDPQSLPGPWEHSIQQEREKAVPLPAPEMTVKQERLDFEETENKGIHELVDIREPSVEIKMEPAEPEQNISGAEIIAGVVPASSMEPPELRSQDLDEEPRSTATGEITEADVSSRKGDETPLTTVKTEASPESMLSPSHGSNPIEDTLEAETQHKFEMSDSLKEESGTIFGSQIKHTVSKDAPGEDEEEDGVSEAASLEEPKEEDQGEGYLSEMDNEPPVSESDDGFSIHNATLQSHTLADSIPSSPASSQFSVCSEDQEAIQAQKIWKKAIMLVWRAAANHRYANVFLQPVTDDIAPGYHSIVQRPMDLSTIKKNIENGLIRSTAEFQRDIMLMFQNAVMYNSSDHDVYHMAVEMQRDVLEQIQQFLATQLIMQTSESGISAKSLRGRDSTRKQDASEKMGHEWVWLDSEQDYPNDSELSNDCRSLFSSWDSSLDLDVGSWRETEEPGAEELEESSPGRESSELLVGDGGSEESQEEAEQVSQQNLLHFFSEVAYLMEPLCISSKESSEGCCPPSGTTQQETREIEVIEGEEEPCREPEELSAKVDLLVAEKSSLEENGMPEVAPAPSDIWVLQEQPTGSEEGEVQQESKEEDQGEGYVSVMEDQCSSGECDDGFHIQETPLVNILFSHATSSKLSDLSHSDPVQDHLLFKKTLLPVWKMIASHRFSSPFLKPVSERQAPGYKDVVKRPMDLTSLKRNLSKGRIRTMAQFQRDLMLMFQNAVMYNDSDHHVYHMAVEMQREVLEQIQVLSIWLDKRRDLTSLE
- the BRD8 gene encoding bromodomain-containing protein 8 isoform X1 codes for the protein MATGTGKHKLLSTGPTEPWSIREKLCLASSVMRSGDQNWVSVSRAIKPFAEPGRPPDWFSQKHCASQYSELLETTETPKRKRGEKGEVVETVEDVIVRKLTAERVEELKKVIKETQEKYRRLKRDAELIQAGHMDNRLDELCNDIAMKKKLEEEEAEVKRKATDAAYQARQAVKTPPRRLPTVMVRSPIDSASPGGDYPLGDLTTTTMEEATSGVTPGTLPSTPVTSFPGIPDTLPPGSAPLEAPMTPVTDDSPQKKMLGQKATPPPSPLLSELLKKGSLLPTSPRLVNESEMAVASGHLNSTGVLLEVGGVLPMIHGGEMQQTPNTVAASPAASGAPTLSRLLEAGPTQFTTPLASFTTVASEPPVKLVPPPIESVSQATIVMMPALPAPSSAPAVSTPESVAPVSQPDTCVPMEAVGDPHTVTVSMDSNEISMIINSIKEECFRSGVAEASGGSKAPSIDGKEDLDLAEKMDIAVSYTGEELDFETVGDIIAIIEDKVDDHPEVLDVAAVEAALSFCEENDDPQSLPGPWEHSIQQEREKAVPLPAPEMTVKQERLDFEETENKGIHELVDIREPSVEIKMEPAEPEQNISGAEIIAGVVPASSMEPPELRSQDLDEEPRSTATGEITEADVSSRKGDETPLTTVKTEASPESMLSPSHGSNPIEDTLEAETQHKFEMSDSLKEESGTIFGSQIKHTVSKDAPGEDEEEDGVSEAASLEEPKEEDQGEGYLSEMDNEPPVSESDDGFSIHNATLQSHTLADSIPSSPASSQFSVCSEDQEAIQAQKIWKKAIMLVWRAAANHRYANVFLQPVTDDIAPGYHSIVQRPMDLSTIKKNIENGLIRSTAEFQRDIMLMFQNAVMYNSSDHDVYHMAVEMQRDVLEQIQQFLATQLIMQTSESGISAKSLRGRDSTRKQDASEKDSVPMGSPAFLLSLFMGHEWVWLDSEQDYPNDSELSNDCRSLFSSWDSSLDLDVGSWRETEEPGAEELEESSPGRESSELLVGDGGSEESQEEAEQVSQQNLLHFFSEVAYLMEPLCISSKESSEGCCPPSGTTQQETREIEVIEGEEEPCREPEELSAKVDLLVAEKSSLEENGMPEVAPAPSDIWVLQEQPTGSEEGEVQQESKEEDQGEGYVSVMEDQCSSGECDDGFHIQETPLVNILFSHATSSKLSDLSHSDPVQDHLLFKKTLLPVWKMIASHRFSSPFLKPVSERQAPGYKDVVKRPMDLTSLKRNLSKGRIRTMAQFQRDLMLMFQNAVMYNDSDHHVYHMAVEMQREVLEQIQVLSIWLDKRRDLTSLE